The Acidimicrobiales bacterium genomic sequence CGACCAGCGCATCGCCAACGACATCGAGGTGCCGGTCCAGCTGGTGGAGAGCCCGCTGGAGTGCGTGGTGCTCGGCGCCGGCCAGTGCCTGGAGAGCCCCGCCGCCCTCCACGCCGTCTTCCAGGACGAGTGACCCGCCCGGTAGCTTTGGCCGGGTGACGGACACGGCTCCCACGCTGCTGGAAGGTGCCCGGACCGCCCTGCTGGAGGAAGGTCGTGAGCTGACGCTCCGCGAGCTGGCCGACCTGGCGGCGCTCCCCGACGACGACGTCCCCGCGCTGGCGGCCCTCGCCCACGAGGTGCGCCTGGCCCGCTGCGGTGACACGGTCGAGGTGGAGGGCATCCTCTCGGCCAAGACCGGCGGCTGCCCGGAGGACTGCTCGTTCTGCTCGCAGTCGTCGAAGTTCGACTCGCCGGTGAAGGCCGTGCCGCTGCTCGACCACGACGAGATCCTGTCGGCGGCCCGGGAGACGGCGGCCGTCGGCGCCAGCGAGTTCTGCCTGGTCTACGCCGTGCGCGGTCCCGACGAGCGGCTGATGGCCCACCTCGAGGAGGTCGTGCCGCTGGTCGAGCGGGAGACCGACCTGCAGGTGGCGGTGAGCGCCGGGATCCTCGACGCCGACCAGGCCCGGCGCCTGGCCGCGGCGGGCACGCACCGCTACAACCACAACCTGGAGACCGCGAAGTCGCACTTCGGGCGCATCGTCACCACCCACAGCTGGCAGGAGCGCTTCGACACCTGCCGGCTCGTGAAGGACGAGGGCATGGAGCTGTGCTGCGGCGTGCTGCTGGGCATGGGCGAGAGCGCCGAGCAGCGCATCGAGCTGCTGGGTCAGCTGCGGGACGTCGGGCCGGCCGAGGTGCCGGTGAACTTCCTGTCGCCCCGCCCGGGGACGCCGCTGGCCGACCGGCCGCTGGTGGGGGCGCTCGACGCCATCCGCTGGATCGCCGTGTTCCGGCTGGCGCTGCCCGAGGTGATCCTGCGCTACGCCGGCGGGCGGGAGGTCACGCTCGGCGACCTGCAGGAGCTGGGCATGCAGGCGGGCATCAACGCCCTCATCGTGGGTAACTACCTCACCACGCTGGGGCGGCGCCCCCAGGAGGACCTGGAGATGCTCGTCGAGCTGCGCATGCCGATCGGCGCCCTCACGAAGGTCCTGTGACCCCGGCGCACTGCCCGGGGTGCGGTCGCACGGCCGACGACTGCCCCGGCTGCGCCACCGCCTACGACCCGCCCCGGTTCTGCTCGGCGTGCGGTCGGCGGCTGCGGGTGCAGGTCACGCCCACCGGCTGGACCGCCTTTTGCCGCCCCTGCGCGGCGACGACAGCGTCGGTGTAACGCAGGTCAGCGCAGGTCTTCGGCGGCCTGGCGGACCTGCCAGTCACGGTCCTCGAGGGCCCGTTCGAGGGCGGCGTCGACCTCGGGGCCGTCGAACGGGGCGAGTGCCAGCACCGCCCGGCGGCGGATCGCCGGCTTGTCGTGGGTGGCGTCGAGGATGGCGGGCAGCCCGGCCGGGTCGGCCAGGGCACCCAGCGCCGCCACCGCGGCCTCGCGGCACAGCGGGTCGTCGTGCTGGCGGGCGATGGCGGACAGCGCGGTGACCGCCCCGCTCTCGGCCGGCACGCGCTCGCCCGACGCCCAGGCCGCGGTCTCCACCACCGCCGGCTCGGGGTCGTCGAGCGTCGTCAGCAGCGTGGGGGCGACGTCGCCCGGCCGTCCCGCCGCCAGCTCGGCGGCCCGCTGGCGGACCACCGGCGAGCCGTCGTCGAGTGCCGTGACCAGGTCGTCCGTCTGCAGGTCGCCGGCCCGTTCGAGCGCCGCCAGCGCGGTGGCCCGCACCGACGCGTCGTCGTCACCGAGGTAACCACGGGCAGTGGCGGCATCGCCTGCGTGTCCCGCGAGCGCCACGGTGCGGCGTCGCGCGATCGGGTCCACTAGTTTGCGAGGCACCTTCGTACGCCATTCATGGGGGGTTCACCGTGGCGGAGGAGCCACCCGCGACAGTCCGTCAACGGCAAGCGGCGGAGACCAAGCAGCACCTGCTGAACGCCGCCGTCGACGTGTTCGAGGAGCGGGGTTACCAGGCGACGAGCGTGGGGGCGATCACCCAGCGGGCCGCGACCGCGCACGGCACCTTCTACCTCTACTTCAAGAACAAAGAGGACGCCTTCTGCCAGGTGATGGAGACCGTCATCCCGGAGTTGTCCCCGCCGGCGGCCCTGCCGCCCGACCTGGAGTTCCGCGACGGCATCGAGCACGTGATCAGAGCGTTCATCGTCGCCTACCGCCCGCGGGTCGGGATGTGGCGGGCGGTGCTGGAGGGGATGCTGCAGTCGGAGCGGGTGCGGGAGCTGTGGCTCGACCTGCGGCGCACGCTGGTGCACGGCATCGCCGCGGTCGTCGAGTCGGAGTGCAAGCGGGGGCTGGTGCGCCCGGTCGACCCGCTGATGACGGCCCACGCGCTGGCGGCGATGACGGACTGGTTCGCGTTCATGCACTTCGGCCTGCAGGAGCCGCCGGTGGTCGGCACCGACCAGGAGCCCGACGACGAGCAGGCGATCGGCGTTCTGGTCGACCTGTGGCTGCATTCCCTGTACGGCCAGGTCTGAGGGTGTGTCCTGGCTCAAATCCCGCCCAACGTCTTGATGCCGAGCGCGACGAGCGCCACGATCACCGCCGCCAGCCCGATGCCGGCCAGGGCGACGTAGAGCAGCAGGCCGAGGCCGGCACGGATGCGCACGGCGCGGGGGATCGTGATGGTGACAGGTGCGGCGGCGGGTCGCTCGAGGAGCGCCGTCCCCGTCGTGGTGGCGCCGCCGCCGGCGGGCCCGAGCAGCGGGAGCAGGTCGTCGACGTCGTCGGGCGGAGCCAGCTCCCGGAGATCCGGCAACACCGGCTCCGGCGACACCGGCTCCGGCAACACCGGCGCCGGGCGGGTGTCGACGAAGGCGATCGGCGGGGGGACCGGCAGTCGGTCCTCGTGGAGCGGTGGGGCGACGGGCGGCGGCAGCACCTCGGGGTTCGGCGCCGACTGCTCCCGCCGGGCGGGGAACGAGCGTGACAGCCCCTCCCAGCCGCGCGCCACGCCGGCCCGGCCACGAGCGCCCTTCTTCCGCAACCAGATGCCGAAGGTGCCGAGGGCTTCGCGTCCCTGGCGCCACCATCGGCGCCAAGGATCCCACTGGTCGCCGTTGGAGGTCGACGAGGACGTGGCAGGCTGTTCCGGCCCGAAGAGCACGTCGGCCACGACGGCGCCGACGCACAGTCCGAGGACCACGGTGAGTACAAGTGTGAACTCCACCTCAGAAGGGATGGTAACCCTGCCGGGGCCTCCAACCCGGACAGGCCCGCGGCACCCGTGGATCCTCGCCGTCGTCGGCCTGCTCCTGCTGGCTTTCGTGTTCGGTGCGGCCCGCTTCGACCTGCCGTACTACGCCTTCCGTCCCGGTCAGGTGCGCGACACCAGCAACCTCATCTCGGTCGACGGGGTCGAGACCTTCGAGGCCGCGGGGTCGGTGAGCTACACGACGGTGTCGCTGCGCCGGCTCACGCTGTTCGGGTTCCTCGACGCCAAGCTCGACGACGACGTGGAGATCGTGGACGAGGAGACGGTGCTCGGCGACCGCGACCCCGACGAGAACCGCGAGCTCAACCTGCAGATGATGGACACGTCGAAGCAGGTGGCCACCCAGGTGGCGCTGGAGAAGCTCGGCTACACGGTGGAGGTGAGCGCCACCGGAGAGCGGGTGCTCGACGTGCAGGAGGACACACCGGCCGAAGGTGTGATGGAGCCCGGCGACATGATCGTGGCCGTAGAGGGCGAGCGGATCGACGACCCCGGCGACCTGGCCCGCATCCTGTCCGACAACCACCCCGGCGACGAGGTCGACATCAAGGTGCGGCCCTACACGGCCAGCTCGGAGAAGGACCTCAAGCTGGAGCTGGCGGCGGCGCCCGACGACCCCGACCGGGGGATCATGGGCGTGAGGGTGCAGGCCGACGGCGTCGAGTACCACTTCCCGATCGACGTCTCGTTCGACACCGGCGACGTCGGTGGCCCGTCGGCGGGGCTGGCGTTCACGCTGGGCCTGCTCGACAAGCTGTCGCCCGGCGAGCTGACCGGCGGTGCCCCGGTGGCGGTCACGGGCACGATCTCGTCGGACGGCACGGTGGGCCCGGTCGGGGGTACGGGGCAGAAAGCCGCCGCGGTGCGGCGGGCGGGCATCGAGGTGTTCCTGGTGCCGGCCGCCGACTACGAGGAGGCGGCCGCCCACGCCGGTGACGTGAAGGTCGTGAAGGTGGAGACCCTCGACGACGCTCTGGCGGCGCTGGCCGACCTCGGCGGCAACGGTCTCGACCTCCCCACGGCGCCCGCTCCGGCTTCCCCGGCCCGCTGAAACTTCGACGTGAACGGCGCCATGGCGACCGTTTCTGTCGAGTTTTCGGGGGTTTCCGGAGGCTGAGCGACGGTCAGCCGAGCAGGTGGGTGTGGAGGGGTAGCCTCGGCTCGAATGTCCCCTGACCTCGACACGGATGCCGCCAGCATCGCCCGCCGCCAGTTCTCGTCGGCCCGCAAGGGCTTCGATCCCGACGAGGTGCGGGCCTACCTGCGCGAGCTGGCCGACGTGGTCGACGGGCTGCGGCGCCGGGAGAAGGAGCTCCTCGCCCGGGCGGAGGCGGCCGAGGCGCGGGCGACGCAGGTCGAGTCCCTCGACGAGCACCGCCTGGTGGAGCTGCTGGGCGAGGAGACGGCCCGGATCCTCGACGCCGGCCGGGTGGCGTCGTCCGACATCCGGCGCAAGGCCGAGGAGTCGGCGGGGCGGCTGATCAGCGAGTCGAACGACGAGGCGCACCGGCTGCGGCAGGACACCGAGGTCGAGCTGGCGAAGCGACGGATCGAGGTGAACGTCGAGCTGGACTCGTTGCGGGCCGAGGCCTCGGCGGAGCTCGACCGACGTCGGGCCGAGGGAGCCGAGCTGGTGGCCGAGATCCGGCGGTCGGCGCAGGCCGAGGCCGACGAGCTGGTGGACGAGGCCCAGGTGGTGCGGGAGCGGATGCTGGGCGACCTGTCCCGGCGTCGACGTGCCGCCCGGGAGCAGCTGGAGCGGCTGAACGCGGCGCGGGAGCGGCTGCTGGCGGCCTACGACGTGGTGCGGCGCACGGTCGACGAGGCGACGGGGGAGCTGACCGTGGCGCTCCCGGAGGCGAAGGTCGCCGGCGAGTCGGCGATGCGGCGGGTCAACGAGGAGCCCGAGCCGACGGTCGAGGAGCTGGAGGACCTGGTCACGATGGCCCGGATCGCCGGCCTGCTCGACCCGTCGAGCCTGCCCCCGGAGGACCCCGAGCCGGCGCCCGACCTGGGCCTCCAGCCCGACGCGGTGGTCGCCGTCGTGGAGCCGGCGCCGGTCGAGGAGCCGGTGGTCGCGGTCGTGGAGCCCGAACCCGAGCCGGAGCCCGAGCCGGAACCCGTCGTCGTGGCGGAGCCCGAACCGGTCGTCGAGCCCGAGTCCGAGCCGGAGCCCGAGGTCGCCGAGGTCGAGGAAGACGAGGGGTTCGACCTCGACGAGTGGGACGACGAGTACGACGACGACGAGTACGTCGAGACGGCCCCGGCCGTGGCCTCCAACGTCGACGCCCTGTTCGCCCGCCTCAAGGCCGACACCGAGGTGGTTGCCGTCGCCGTCCTGGACGACGACGAGGACGACGAGCCCGAGCACTACGACGAGACCGAGGAGCTCGAGGGTTCCGGAGACGAGCTCGACGCCGTCGAGGAAGTCGAGGACGTCGAGCTGGAGGACCTCGAGGACATCGAGCTGGAGGACATCGAGGAGGACGACGAGGCCGCCTACGCCTCCGCTCCCGTCGCCGGTGACGGGGAGCTGGTCCAGCTGCGCGACACCACCCTCGCCGCCGTCGAGCACGAGCTGAACCGCCGGCTCAAGCGGGTCCTCGCCGACGAGCAGAACGAGGTCCTCGACCTCCTGCGTCGCACCAAGCCCACCACCAGCGACGACTTCCTCCCCGCCCTCGGCAGCCACACCGCCCGCTACACCGAGGCCGCCCGCGAGGAGCTGGGCGCGGCGGCGTCGTGGGGCGCCGCGGCCGTGGGGGGCGAGCCCGACGGGTCGCACGACGCCCTGGCCGTCGAGCTGGGCCAGACCGTGGTCGAGCCGCTGCGGGAGCGGATCGCCCGCTCGTTCAGCGCCGCCGGCGGCGACATCGAGGAGGTGACCGGCCGCCTCCGCGCCCTGTACCGCGAGTGGAAGAGCCAGCGGATCGCCGCGGCGGTCCGCCACTACGCCGTGGCCGCCTACGCCCAGGGCGCCTACGGGGCGGTCCCCGACGGCACCCCGCTGCGCTGGCTGGTCGACCGCACCAGCGACCCGTGCCCCGACGCCGACGACAACGCCCTGGCCGGCGCGGTGTGCAAGGGCGAGGCTTTCCCGACCGGCGACCATTGCCCGCCAGCCCATCTGGGCTGCCGCTGCATGGTCGTGCCGGCGGAGTAGTAAGACTGCGGAAATGCGTGCGCCGGACGATCTACCTCGTCGCCGCCGTCGCCGGGGCTGGGGCGGTCCGGGACGTGGGCGAGTCGTGCTCATCGTGGCGCTCGTCGCCCTGTTCTTCCTCCTCACCTCGTTGCGGGGGATCGCCGGCTTCTACACGGACTACCTCTGGTACGACTCGCTGGGCCTGTGGAGCGTGCAGCGGGGGATCCTGGGGGCGCAGCTCAGCCTGGCGCTGATCTTCATCGCCGCGTTCTTCCTGCTGGCGTGGTCCAACCTCTACGTCACCGAGGTGGTGGCGCCGCCGTTCCGTCCCGCCGGGCCCGAGGACGAGCTGCTCGAGCGCTACCACGACCTGGTCGCCGGGCGGATGACCCGGGTGCGCACGATCGTCGCCGGCCTGCTGGCGCTGATCGCCGGGTCGGGGGCCTCGGCCGAGTGGAACTCGTGGCTCCTGTTCACCAACGGCGGCGAGTTCGGGGTCAAGGACCCCCAGTTCAACCGCGACGTCGGCTTCTACGTCTTCAAGCTGCCGTTCATGTCGTTCGTGGTCGACTGGCTGTTCGCGTCGCTGCTGATCGTGCTGATCGTCTCGGCGGTGGCCCACTACCTGAACGGCGGCATCCGGGTGCAGCCGCCGTCGCCGCGGGTCAGCCCGCAGGTGAAGGCCCACCTGTCGGTGCTGCTGGCGGCGCTGGCCCTCGTCAAGACCGCCGACTACTACCTGCAGCGCTTCGAGCTGACGGCGTCGACCCGGGGCGTGGTCGACGGGGCCAGTTACACGGACGTCCATGCCCAGCTCCCGGCACTCAACCTGCTGGTGCTGATCTCGGTCGCCGCCGCGGCCCTGTTCGTCGGCAACATCTTCCGCCGGGGTTGGGCGCTGCCGCTGGTGGCGGTGGTGCTGTGGGGCTTCGTGGCCATCGTGGTGGGCGGGATCTACCCCCAGTTCGTGCAGTGGCGGACGGTCACGCCGAACGTGCTGGCCAAGGAAGAGACGTACATCGACCGCAACATCACGGCCACCCGCGACGCCATGGGGCTCGGCGAGGTGACGTCGAACCCGTTCGACCCCAAGGACGACGCGGCCGACGTCAACCTGGTCGACAGCGCGTCCACGATCCGCAACATCCGCCTGTGGGACCCGGCCAACAACATCTCCGGCGAGGCCTTCTCCCAGCTCCAGCAGATCCGTGACTACTACCGGATCGGCGACATCGACGTCGACCGCTACGCCGTCGACGGCCAGCCCACGCAGGTGAACCTGGGCATCCGCAACCTGCAGCCGGGCAACGTGCCGGGCAACTCGTGGGAGCAGAGCCACCTGGCCTACACCCACGGCTACGGGGCGGTGATGGCGCCGTCGAACGCCACGCAGGACGGCGAGCCCGACTTCCTCATGCGCGACATCCCGGTGCAGTCCGACGTCGAGGGCCTGACGCTGAGCGACCAGGGCGCCGGCGTCTACATCGGCGAGGACCTGAGCGGCTACTCGGTGGTCGACACCGGGCGCGACGAGGTCGACTACCAGGCCGAGGAGGGCACGCAGACCACCACCTACGAGGGCGAGGACGGCGTCGGTGTCGGGTCGTTCGTGCGCAAGGCCGCGTTCGCCCTGCGCTTCGGCGACATCAACCCGCTGCTGTCGAGCTACCTGACCGGCGACTCGAAGGTCATCTACATCCGCGACGTGGTCGACCGGGTGCACGCCCTGGCGCCGTTCCTCCACGCGGATGCCGACCCGTACCCCGTGGTGCTCGACGGCAAGGTGACGTGGGTGGTCGACCTGTACACGACCACCGACCGCTACCCCTACGCCCAGCGGGCCGAGACCGACCAGCTCGCCGACGCCAGCGACCTCGACCACCGCTTCAACTACGTGCGCAACTCGGTGAAGGCCACCGTCGACGCCTACGACGGCACCGTCACCTTCTACGTGATGGACACCGACGATCCCATCATCGACGCCTACCGCAAGGCGTTCCCCGAGCTGTTCACCGACGGCGACGAGATGCCGGGCGATCTGGAGTCGCACCTGCGCTACCCCGAGGACCTGTTCCGGGTGCAGACCACCGCGTGGGGCCGCTACCACCTGGAGAACCCGCGGGAGTGGTACGACGCCGGCGACGCCTGGCAGGTGGCCGCCGACCCGGGCACCAACGTGATCCGGGTCAACTCCACCACCGACACCACGGCTGCGGGGTCGTCGGCGTCGACGTCGACCAGCACGTCGAGCGCCGACCCGATCCCGCCCTACTACCAGCTGCTCCAGCTGCCCGAGGAGCAGGACGCCGAGTTCGTGCTGATGCGGCCGTTCGTGCCGGCGGCCCGGGAGAGCAGCCGGCAGCAGCTCACGGCGTTCATGGTCGCCCGGATGGACCCGGGGCACTACGGCGAGCTGGGCGTGTACACGATGCCGCAGGGGAACCTGCCCGAGGGGCCGTCGCTGGTGCGCGCCGCGATGCGCGCCGACGAGACGGTGGCCGACGAGGAATCACTGCTCGGTGTCAGGACAGGTGGGTCTCGGGTGATCTACGGCAACCTGATGATGGTGCCGGTCGACGGGAGCCTCCTGTACGTGCAGCCGCTGTACGTCGAGTCGGAGAGCGCGGGGCGCATCCCCCGGCTCACGAAGGTCATCCTGATGCTCGACGACGACGTGGTCATCGAGAACACCCTGCAGGAGGCCCTCACCACGATGTTCGGCGAGGCCGTCCCGACGCAGGAGACCGGCGACCCGACGCAGCCCGAGGAACCCTCGGAGGGCGAGGGTGAGGGCGGCGGCGAGGCGCCGTCGGGCTCGGCGGCGGAGCAGGCGGCCCAGCTGCTCGACGAGGCCAACCAGCTGTTCGACGACGCCGGGGCGGCGCTGGAGGACCAGGACCTCGCCCGCTACGGCGATCTCCAGGAGCAGGCCGAGGAGAAGGTGGCCGAGGCATCCGAGATCCTGGGCGCCGGCGGTTCCGGCTCGTCGCCCGCCACCACGACCACCACGGCGCCGGCCTCCGACGAGTCCGCCGCGGGCGCCGACGCCGACGTCCTGGACACCTTCGACGCTCCCGCCTCGTCGTCTCCGACCACCACGACCACCACCGAACCCCCCGAACCGTTGGCCCGCGGGGCGTAGTTGGTGGGCCGTCGAGACACTGCTAGAGTTTCACTTCCACACCGACGCGGGGTGGAGCAGTCTGGTAGCTCGTCGGGCTCATAACCCGAAGGTCGTGGGTTCAAATCCCACCCCCGCCACCAAAGCAAGTAGCAGTCCAGAGCCGGTCCCAGGACCGGCTCTTCTGCATCCCGGCCGGAGTTTTCTACCGAGCCAAGGTTGAAGCGTTGGCGGGATCCGTGGGTCGTCCGGGGCGGCGGGGCTCAGTCGAGTCCGAGCGCTGCACAGACGCCGCCGTCGATGAGCACATCGGTGCCCGTGATGAAGGAGGCCTTATGGGACAGGAGGAAGGCGACGACGTCGGCGACCTCCTCCGGGCGACCGAACCGGCGTACCGGAGACAGGTCGACGAGGGCCGTCATGGCTGGTTGGGCGGCGGCTTCCTGGGCACCCTGGGGGGTGTCGATGATGCCCGGTGACACCGAGCACACCCGACCTCCCACGCGTCCCCAGCGGAGCGCTTCGCGTCGTACCAGGCGTTGTACGCCGCGTTTGGCCCATCCGTAGGCGACAGCGGTGTCGGCGATCGTTTCACCGATGGCATCGGCGAGCCGGCTGGACAGGTCCGTGTGCAGCGGATCGTCGAGGACGGCATCGATGCGGGGGTCGCCGTGAGGGACGACGATCTGGGCCGCCATCGACGCGAAGCACACCGCCGCGGTGCCGGTCGTCACCAGGGGGGTGAGGACATCGAGGACGAGGGCGGAGCCCACCAGATCGACCGCGAAGATCTGCGGCCACGCGGCCATGGTCGGGGAGATGCCGGCTGCGTGCGCGACCGAGGTCAGGGCTCCGAGCTCGGCGACCAGTCCGGCGAGCTGCTCGAGGCGCGTCCGGTCGGTCACGTCGGCGACGAAGGCGGTCACGGTCGCATCGGTGGCCGCTAGCTGGTCGCGGGCGGTGGTGAGGAGGTCGGGGTCGCGGTCGACGAGCACCAGGGCGTCGACGGTGTCGGCGAGTGCGTCGGCACAGGATCGGCCCATCCCGCGCCCGGCGCCGGTCACGACCGCGACGGTCGGCGGGGAGGTCATCGTGGTCTCGTCGGGGTCGGGGCGGGCGGGTTGCGCAGGGCGCCGTCGATCAGGTGGTGGAACTGGGTCGAGGTGAGTACGCCGTCCGGGGGGTGCCCGGCCGAGGTGAGCAGGACGTGTTCGTTGATGAGTACGGAGTAGAGGTGGGCGAGGGCGCGTGGGTCGCCCTCGCGGACCTCGCCGGCCTCCTGGCCTTCACGTACGAGGTCGGTGAGGGTCGTCATGACGCCGTCGAAGGTGGGGTCGATGCCGGCGCCGACGGTGTCGAGCACCGGCCCGACGATCATGACACCGCCGCGTAGGTGGCGGAGCAGCTGCCGGAAGTGGGGTCGGTCGTCGAAGAAGGTGACGGTGACGTCGACGATGTGGTGGAGCTTCCCCAGCGCCGGCTCGTCCCGCTGCCCCGCCTGGCGGACGGCATCGAGGAGCTCGACCCCGCGTCGGGTCATCGTCTCGGCCACGAGGTCGTGCTTGCTGTCGAAGAACAGGTAGATCGCCGCGGTCGAGAACCCCGATTCGGTGGCGATCCGGCGCAACGAGCCATCGCGCAGGCCGTTCTGGCCGAACACCTTCTCGGCGGCGTCGAGGATCTCGGCCCGGTTGGCGGCACGCCGTTCGGCGCGGCGCCGGGTCTGCCGATCGTCCGGGGCCGCCGGCTCGACGGCGTGGGTCTGGTCTGTCACTCGAGAAGTCTCCCTGCCGTGGCGCCGGACACCCGCGGGCCTGGTGGCCTACAGTTCAGTTTAGTGGACGCCGGTCCACCGCAGGTCAGCGACGATCTGCCGCCGAGCAGGGAGCTGCCATGACCTCGGACATCCCGGCCACGACGCTGCTCGACCCCGCGGTGATCGACGATCCGTACCCCTTCTACCGGCGGCTCCACGAGGCGGCGCCGGTGTGGCTGGTTCCGGGCACCGAGGTGTGCGTTGTCGGCTCGTTCGCCGCGGTCGTCGAGGCCACCGGTCGCATCGACGACTTCTCGTCGAGCATGCACCACTTCCTCTACCGCGACGACGAGGGGCTCCCCGCCCGCCTTCCGTTCGGCGACGGGACCCAGGTCCTCGCGGTGGCGGATCCCCCGGTGCACAAGGTGCACCGCCAGGCCGTGTTCCCCGACCTCATGGCGAGACGGATGGCCGGCCTCGAACCCGAGATCACCGGCGTGACCGATCGGTGCCTCGACGATGCGCTCGCCCAGCGGAGGGTCGATTTCATGTCCGCCGTGGGCAACGTCGTGCCCATCACGATGATCACGCACCTGATCGGGTTCCGTGACCACGACCTCGCCAGCCTGCTGCAAGCCGCGTTCGACTCCACCGCCCAGGTCGGCGCCCGGGTCACCCTCGATGAGCTGAACGCCCTGCTCGTCGAGAGCGCCAAGACCTACGGATGGATCGCCGAGCAGCTCACCGCCTACGGCGCCGACGCCGAACACGAGATCCTCGGCACGATCGCCCGGGCCGTACGCGACGGAGCGATGGACGAGAGCGACGCCGTCATCGTCCTCCAGACCCTCCTGAGCGCGGGCGGTGAATCGACCACCAGCCTGCTCGGCAACTCGGTCCGCATCCTCGCCGAACGCCCCGAGCTGCAACAGCACCTCCGGGCTCGTCCCGGGCTCGTCGCGACGTTCGTCGAGGAGGTCCTGCGCCTCGAGTCACCCTTCCGGTTCCTGCCCCGCCACACCCCCCACGCCACCCACCTCGCCGGCGTCGACCTGCCCGCAGCCACCACGGTGCTGTTGATGTGGGGCGCCGCCAACCGCGACCCCGCCGAGTTCGACGCACCCGACGACCTGCGCCTCGACCGCCGCACACCCCGCCACCACCTCGCCTTCGGGCGCGGCATCCACCACTGCGTCGGCGCCCCCCTCGCCCGCATCGAAGCCCGCGTCGTGCTCACCACGCTGCTCGCCCGCTCCACGTCGTTCCGACTCGACCCCGACCGCACACCGCGATGGTTCGACAGCCTCCAGGTGCGCCGCCACGAGCACCTCCCGATCGTCATCGACGCCCGATGACCGACCACCCCGTGGCCAGCGAAGCGATGGCCGCCATCCTGCAACTCGGGCCCACCATCGCCCTCCCCGACGCCGAGTCGATCGAGGCCAGACGGGCAACCGTGGCCGCCGCGCTCACCGGGCCACTCGCCGCGGGGACCATCGCCGACGAAGCGCCCCTCGGCGGCCGACCCGCGCTCTGGATCCACCCCGCCACGCCCGTCGCCCCCGACGCGACGGGACCGATCGCCCTGTACCTGCACGGCGGCGCCTTCGAGGTCGGCTCACCCACCGCCTACCAGGCGTTCTGCTCGAACATCGCCCTCAGCCTCGACGCCACCGTCGTCGTGCCCGACTACCGCCTCGCCCCCGAGCACCCCTTCCCCGCAGCCGTCGACGACGCCCTCGCCGCCTACCGCGACCTGCTCGACACCGGGCACCCACCGTCGACCATCGCGCTCGTCGGCGACTCCGCGGGCGGTGGGCTCGTGCTGTCCTGCCTCCTCGCCGCGCACCGCGCTGAGCTCCCCCAACCGGCCGTAGCCGTCGGGATCTCCACCTGGGCCGACCTCACCCTCGAAGCCGACGCCCACCAGCGCTGCGCCACCACCGACCCCTTCGTCACCACCGCGATGCTCCGGCGCGCCGCCCGGCACTACCTCCTCGACACCGACCCACGCGACCCGCTGGCGTCACCCGTGCACGCGCCACCCGACGAGCTGGCCCGCCTGGCCCCCATCCTGCTGCTGGCCGCCGCCAACGAGGTGCTCGCCGACGACTCGTCGACCATGGCCGGACGCATCGCCCGCGCCGGCGGCGACATCACCCTCGACCTGTTCCCGACGGCCTTCCACGCCTGGCCCCTCGCCGGCGACAGCATCCCCGAATCCCGCGACGCGCTCGAACACCTCACCCGATTCATCCGCGAGCGTTGGCACCGAGGCCCTGTCTGAGACTCCGGTCAGGTGGTGACGGCGCTGATGAAGCGCTCCAACTCGCCGGGGATGTCGTCGCCGGCGGGCTGGTAGACGATCTCGGTCACTCCGCTGTCGGCCAGCTCGGCGACGCGGGCACGTAGTGCGTCGGCGGTGCCCGTCAGGGTCAACATCGGCAGCATGTCGGCGCCGGCGACGAGGGCCGCACAGTCACGACCGGTGAGGTGGACGAGGTGCCCCTCATGGGTGGCGAGGTGA encodes the following:
- a CDS encoding alpha/beta hydrolase; the encoded protein is MTDHPVASEAMAAILQLGPTIALPDAESIEARRATVAAALTGPLAAGTIADEAPLGGRPALWIHPATPVAPDATGPIALYLHGGAFEVGSPTAYQAFCSNIALSLDATVVVPDYRLAPEHPFPAAVDDALAAYRDLLDTGHPPSTIALVGDSAGGGLVLSCLLAAHRAELPQPAVAVGISTWADLTLEADAHQRCATTDPFVTTAMLRRAARHYLLDTDPRDPLASPVHAPPDELARLAPILLLAAANEVLADDSSTMAGRIARAGGDITLDLFPTAFHAWPLAGDSIPESRDALEHLTRFIRERWHRGPV